A window from Pseudomonas frederiksbergensis encodes these proteins:
- a CDS encoding SDR family oxidoreductase, with protein sequence MDKVIVITGGSRGIGAATALLAAEQGYKICINYLADESAAQTVLEQVRSLGAQAIAVRADVSIEDEVIALFHRVDTELGRVTALVNNAGTVGQKSRIDEMSEFRILKILRTNVLAPILCAKHAILRMSPKHGGQGGSIVNVSSVASRLGAPNEYVDYAASKGALDTFTIGLSKEVAGEGIRVNAVRPGYIYTDFHALSGDPDRVSKLESAIPMARGGRAEEVAEAIVWLLSDKASYATGTFVDLGGGR encoded by the coding sequence ATGGACAAAGTCATCGTCATCACTGGCGGCAGCCGTGGTATCGGCGCCGCCACAGCCCTGTTGGCCGCCGAACAAGGCTATAAGATCTGCATCAACTACCTGGCCGACGAATCCGCTGCGCAAACGGTGCTGGAGCAAGTCCGCTCCCTCGGTGCCCAAGCCATCGCGGTACGCGCTGACGTCAGCATCGAAGATGAAGTGATCGCCTTGTTCCACCGCGTGGACACTGAGTTGGGCCGGGTCACGGCACTGGTGAACAACGCCGGCACCGTCGGACAGAAGTCCCGGATCGATGAAATGTCGGAATTCCGTATCCTCAAAATCCTCAGAACCAACGTCCTGGCGCCGATCCTCTGCGCCAAACACGCGATCCTGCGCATGTCGCCCAAGCATGGCGGGCAGGGTGGCAGCATCGTTAACGTGTCCTCGGTGGCCTCACGCCTGGGTGCGCCCAATGAATACGTCGATTACGCCGCCTCCAAAGGTGCGCTGGATACGTTCACCATCGGCCTGTCCAAGGAAGTGGCTGGCGAAGGCATCCGCGTCAACGCGGTGCGCCCTGGTTACATCTACACCGACTTCCATGCGTTGAGCGGTGACCCGGATCGGGTCAGCAAGCTGGAGTCGGCGATTCCAATGGCTCGGGGCGGACGTGCGGAAGAAGTGGCCGAGGCGATTGTGTGGTTGCTGTCGGACAAGGCTTCCTATGCGACCGGGACATTCGTCGACCTTGGTGGTGGGCGTTAA
- a CDS encoding putative bifunctional diguanylate cyclase/phosphodiesterase, whose translation MLIGSYSPTLVIISLFVAILASYTALDLTGRIATAKGRAVHLWTAGGAFAMGIGVWSMHFIGMLAFQLPIDLGYDIGITLLSLLISILSCGFALWLVSQPQLPAWQLAFGALVMGGGISAMHYTGMAAMRMQPGIDYDPTLFSASLLIAVVASGAALWIAFRLRQHTPYVGLIRGGAAVIMGFAIVGMHYTGMAAARFPDGSFCGAAISGLNGKGLDNLVLITTLAVLSLALLTSILDARLEARTAGLAHSLTEANRELTQLALHDTLTGLPNRVLLADRIDQAMSMVQEQGGCFALMFIDLDGFKPVNDAFGHHMGDLLLREVGLRLREDLRSHDTLARIGGDEFVLLVQLGEQNDALSLAARQVGLIARSFRVAEHDLQISASVGIAIYPGNGETAEELLMNADAAMYHAKGAGKNGYSFFDASMNSNARKQLQLLQDLRIALDQQQFSLYYQPKFDANNGKPVGAEALLRWVHPTQGMLLPDKFIELAEKTGLIIPIGEWVLNEACRQMREWYVLGYTDWRIAVNLSALQFCHAGLVQSVAKALATHHLPANSLTLEITETTAMSDADASMTVLQELSAMGVDLSIDDFGTGYSSLMYLKRLPANELKIDRGFVRDLERDSDDAAIVSAIVALGQALGLRIVAEGVETGSQQDFLTQLGCDSLQGYLLGHPLPAERFMVDILRAEQLAVSLEQCD comes from the coding sequence ATGCTTATCGGTAGCTATTCCCCCACGCTGGTTATCATCTCGCTGTTTGTAGCGATTCTCGCCTCCTATACCGCGCTCGACCTGACCGGACGCATTGCCACGGCCAAGGGCCGGGCCGTGCATCTATGGACGGCGGGCGGCGCCTTTGCCATGGGGATTGGCGTGTGGTCGATGCATTTCATCGGCATGCTCGCGTTCCAGTTGCCCATCGACCTCGGCTACGACATCGGCATCACATTGCTGTCATTGCTGATCAGCATCCTGTCCTGCGGCTTTGCCCTGTGGCTGGTCAGCCAGCCACAATTGCCAGCCTGGCAACTGGCATTCGGCGCGCTGGTCATGGGCGGCGGGATCAGCGCGATGCATTACACCGGCATGGCCGCCATGCGCATGCAACCGGGTATCGATTACGATCCGACGCTGTTCAGCGCCTCGCTGCTGATCGCCGTAGTCGCCTCGGGCGCCGCCTTATGGATCGCTTTCCGCCTGCGCCAGCACACGCCTTATGTCGGCCTGATCCGTGGCGGCGCGGCGGTGATCATGGGGTTTGCGATCGTTGGTATGCATTACACCGGCATGGCGGCGGCGCGTTTCCCGGATGGCAGCTTCTGTGGCGCGGCCATCAGCGGCCTGAACGGCAAGGGCCTGGACAATCTGGTGCTGATCACCACCCTGGCAGTGTTGAGCCTTGCCTTGTTGACCTCAATCCTCGATGCGCGCCTCGAGGCCCGCACTGCAGGCCTTGCCCACTCATTGACCGAGGCCAACCGCGAACTGACTCAACTGGCCCTGCATGACACCCTGACCGGCCTGCCGAATCGCGTGTTGCTGGCTGACCGCATCGATCAGGCGATGTCCATGGTCCAGGAGCAGGGCGGTTGTTTCGCGTTGATGTTCATCGATCTCGACGGGTTCAAACCCGTCAACGATGCCTTCGGTCACCATATGGGCGATCTGTTGTTGCGTGAAGTCGGTCTGCGCTTGCGCGAGGATTTGCGCAGCCACGACACCCTGGCGCGGATCGGCGGTGACGAGTTCGTTCTACTGGTGCAGCTCGGCGAACAGAATGACGCATTGAGCCTGGCCGCCCGCCAGGTCGGGCTTATCGCGCGTTCGTTCCGGGTCGCTGAACATGACTTGCAGATTTCCGCCAGTGTCGGCATCGCGATTTATCCGGGTAACGGTGAAACCGCCGAAGAATTGCTGATGAACGCCGACGCGGCGATGTATCACGCCAAGGGCGCCGGCAAAAACGGCTATTCCTTCTTCGACGCCTCGATGAACAGCAACGCGCGCAAACAGCTGCAATTGTTGCAGGACTTGCGAATCGCCCTCGATCAGCAGCAGTTCAGTCTCTATTACCAACCCAAGTTCGATGCCAACAATGGTAAGCCGGTCGGCGCCGAGGCGTTGCTGCGCTGGGTGCATCCGACCCAGGGCATGCTGTTGCCGGACAAGTTCATCGAACTGGCGGAAAAGACCGGGTTGATCATTCCGATTGGCGAGTGGGTGCTCAACGAAGCCTGCCGTCAGATGCGCGAGTGGTACGTGCTCGGGTACACCGACTGGCGCATCGCCGTGAACCTTTCAGCCCTGCAGTTCTGCCACGCAGGCCTGGTCCAGAGCGTCGCCAAAGCCTTGGCCACTCACCATTTGCCGGCCAACAGCCTGACCCTCGAGATCACGGAAACCACCGCCATGAGCGATGCCGATGCGAGCATGACGGTGCTTCAGGAGCTGTCGGCAATGGGGGTCGACCTGTCGATCGACGACTTTGGCACCGGCTATTCGAGCTTGATGTACCTCAAGCGCTTGCCCGCCAATGAACTGAAAATCGACCGCGGTTTTGTCCGCGACCTGGAGCGTGACAGCGATGATGCTGCCATCGTTTCCGCCATCGTCGCCCTCGGTCAGGCACTGGGGTTGCGGATCGTCGCCGAAGGGGTGGAAACCGGTTCGCAGCAAGACTTCCTGACGCAACTCGGTTGTGATTCGCTTCAGGGTTATCTGCTCGGGCACCCGCTGCCGGCTGAACGCTTCATGGTGGATATTCTGCGTGCAGAGCAATTGGCGGTGAGTCTAGAGCAATGTGATTGA
- a CDS encoding efflux transporter outer membrane subunit, giving the protein MTDRSLITLAAPLVSARGSRLLSLALCVAMLSACAIGPDYQRPPAAAPAQYKEAAGWRQANPSDSLARGAWWELYGDQQLNGLIEKLNSANQTVAQSEAQYRQAQALVRSARGAFFPTVDLTVGKNRSSQGTGSSSSSLTSSSSGIRDTYTAQAGVSWEADVWGKLRRGLEADTANAEASYADLAAMRLSQQSELVQNYLQLRVIDQQKRLLEATVEAYQRSLTMTENQYRAGVSGKDAVAQAQTQLKSTQADMVDLIWQRAQFENAIAVLIGLPPAEFSLAETKDIPALPQIPLSLPSQLLERRPDIASAERSVMAANANIGVAKAAYYPDLTLSLNGGYSSSTTSNWISVPNRFWSVGPQLAMTLFDGGQRSAEVDRSEAAYDETVAKYRQTVLDGFREVENYLVQLKVLEDEAGVRQEALDAARESLRLTQNQYKAGVIAYLGVVVVQATALNNERSVLSLLQSRLIASVQLIAALGGGWDGALQVSEKE; this is encoded by the coding sequence ATGACTGACCGTTCGCTTATCACTCTGGCTGCACCGCTGGTATCGGCCCGAGGCTCGCGTTTGTTGAGCCTGGCGCTGTGCGTGGCGATGCTCAGCGCCTGCGCCATCGGCCCGGATTACCAGCGCCCGCCAGCGGCTGCGCCGGCGCAATACAAGGAAGCGGCAGGCTGGCGTCAGGCCAATCCCAGCGATTCCCTGGCCCGTGGCGCCTGGTGGGAGTTGTATGGCGATCAGCAGCTCAACGGCCTGATCGAAAAACTCAACAGTGCCAACCAGACCGTTGCGCAGTCCGAAGCCCAATACCGTCAGGCCCAGGCCTTGGTGCGCAGTGCCCGTGGCGCGTTTTTCCCGACCGTGGACCTGACCGTCGGGAAAAACCGCTCCAGCCAGGGCACCGGCAGCAGCAGTTCGAGCCTGACCAGTTCTTCCAGCGGGATTCGCGACACTTACACCGCACAGGCCGGGGTCAGTTGGGAGGCCGACGTTTGGGGCAAGTTGCGTCGAGGCCTTGAAGCCGACACCGCCAACGCCGAGGCGAGTTATGCCGATCTGGCGGCGATGCGCTTGAGCCAGCAGTCGGAACTGGTGCAGAACTATCTGCAACTGCGCGTGATCGACCAGCAGAAACGCCTGCTGGAAGCGACGGTCGAGGCCTATCAGCGCTCACTGACAATGACTGAAAACCAGTACCGCGCCGGTGTCTCCGGCAAGGACGCGGTGGCGCAGGCCCAGACTCAGCTCAAAAGCACCCAGGCTGACATGGTTGATCTGATCTGGCAGCGTGCTCAATTCGAGAATGCCATTGCCGTCCTGATCGGGTTACCGCCGGCCGAGTTCAGCCTGGCTGAAACCAAAGACATTCCTGCGTTGCCCCAGATACCGCTGAGCCTGCCTTCGCAATTGCTCGAGCGCCGCCCGGACATCGCCTCCGCCGAACGTTCGGTGATGGCGGCCAATGCCAACATCGGCGTGGCCAAGGCGGCTTATTACCCGGACCTGACGCTGAGTCTGAACGGCGGTTACAGCAGCAGCACCACTTCCAACTGGATCAGCGTGCCGAACCGCTTCTGGTCGGTCGGACCGCAACTGGCCATGACCTTGTTTGACGGCGGCCAGCGCTCCGCCGAAGTTGACCGCAGCGAAGCGGCCTACGACGAGACCGTGGCCAAGTACCGTCAGACGGTGCTCGATGGCTTCCGTGAAGTGGAAAACTACCTGGTGCAGCTCAAGGTCCTGGAAGACGAAGCGGGCGTGCGCCAGGAAGCACTGGACGCGGCGCGTGAATCCTTGCGCCTGACTCAGAACCAGTACAAGGCCGGTGTGATTGCTTACCTGGGCGTGGTGGTGGTTCAGGCCACAGCGTTGAACAATGAACGCAGCGTGCTGAGCCTGTTGCAGAGCCGGTTGATTGCCAGCGTGCAATTGATCGCGGCATTGGGCGGTGGTTGGGATGGGGCGTTGCAGGTGAGCGAAAAAGAGTAG
- a CDS encoding efflux RND transporter permease subunit, translating to MNLSGPFIKRPVATMLLSLAILLLGGVSFGLLPVSPLPQMDFPVIVVQASLPGASPEVMASTVATPLERSFGAIAGVNTMSSRSSQGSTRVILQFDLDRDINGAAREVQAAINASRNLLPSGMRSMPTYKKVNPSQAPIMVLSLTSDVLEKGQLYDLASTILSQSLSQVQGVGEVQIGGSSLPAVRIELEPQALNQYGVALDDVRNTIANANVRRPKGSVEDGQRLWQVQANDQLEKAKDYESLIIHYADGAALRLKDVAKVSDGVEDRYNSGFFNNDAAVLLVINRQAGANIIETVNEIKAQLPALQAVLPASVKLNVAMDRSPVIKATLHEAEMTLLIAVALVILVVFLFLGNFRASLIPTLAVPVSLVGTFAVMYLYGFSLNNLSLMALILATGLVVDDAIVVLENISRHIDKGVPPMKAAYLGAQEVGFTLLSMNASLVAVFLSILFMGGIVESLFREFSITLAASIVVSLVVSLTLTPMLCARWLKPHTPGEENRLQRWSQRANEWMVGKYATSLDWVLRHRRLTLLSLIVTVGVNIALYVVVPKTFMPQQDTGQLIGFVRGDDGLSFSVMQPKMETFRRAVLKDDAVQSVAGFIGGTNGTNNAFMLVRLKPIKERNLSAQKVIERLRKEMPKVAGAQLMLMADQDLQFGGGREQTTSQYSYILQSADLGELRQWYPKVVTALKALPELTAIDAREGRGAQQVTLIVDRDQAKRLGVDMDMVTAVLNNAYSQRQISTIYDSLNQYQVVMEVNPKYAQDPITLNQVQVITADGARIPLSTIAHYENSLEDDRVSHEGQFASESISFDMAEGVAVEQGTAAIERAIARLGMPEDVIVKMAGTADAFAATQKSQPWMILGALVAVYLVLGVLYESYIHPLTILSTLPSAGVGALLSIYALGGEFSLISLLGLFLLIGVVKKNAILMIDLALQLERHQGMAPLESIRSACLQRLRPILMTTLAAILGALPLLLGRAEGAEMRQPLGLTIIGGLVFSQVLTLYTTPVVYLYLDKLRHRFNHWRGVRTDAALETPL from the coding sequence ATGAACCTGTCCGGACCATTTATCAAGCGCCCGGTCGCAACGATGTTGCTGAGCCTGGCGATCCTGCTGCTGGGCGGCGTGAGCTTCGGCCTGTTGCCCGTATCGCCGTTGCCGCAGATGGACTTCCCGGTGATCGTGGTCCAAGCGAGTCTGCCCGGTGCGAGTCCGGAGGTCATGGCCTCGACGGTGGCCACGCCGCTGGAACGCTCCTTCGGCGCCATTGCCGGGGTCAACACCATGAGCAGCCGCTCCAGCCAGGGCTCGACCCGGGTGATTTTGCAGTTCGACCTGGACCGCGACATCAACGGCGCGGCGCGGGAAGTGCAGGCGGCGATCAACGCTTCGCGCAATTTGCTGCCGAGCGGGATGCGCAGCATGCCGACCTACAAGAAGGTCAACCCGTCCCAGGCGCCGATCATGGTGCTGTCGCTGACCTCTGACGTGCTGGAAAAGGGCCAGCTCTATGATTTGGCCTCGACGATTCTGTCCCAGAGCCTGTCTCAGGTGCAGGGCGTCGGCGAAGTGCAGATCGGCGGCAGTTCCTTGCCGGCGGTGCGCATCGAACTCGAACCGCAGGCGCTCAACCAGTACGGCGTGGCGCTGGACGATGTGCGTAACACCATTGCGAATGCCAACGTGCGCAGGCCCAAAGGGTCGGTCGAAGATGGCCAGCGGCTATGGCAGGTTCAGGCCAACGATCAACTGGAAAAAGCCAAGGACTACGAGTCGCTGATCATTCACTACGCAGACGGCGCGGCCCTGCGCCTGAAGGACGTGGCCAAGGTCAGCGACGGCGTCGAAGACCGCTACAACAGCGGCTTCTTCAACAACGACGCGGCGGTACTATTGGTGATCAACCGCCAGGCTGGCGCCAACATCATCGAGACGGTCAACGAAATCAAGGCTCAACTGCCGGCGTTGCAGGCCGTGTTGCCGGCCAGCGTGAAGCTGAACGTAGCGATGGACCGGTCGCCGGTGATCAAGGCGACCCTGCATGAAGCGGAAATGACCCTGCTGATTGCCGTGGCGCTGGTGATCCTGGTGGTGTTCCTGTTCCTCGGTAACTTCCGCGCCTCGTTGATTCCGACCCTTGCGGTGCCGGTGTCGCTGGTCGGCACCTTTGCGGTGATGTACCTCTACGGATTCTCCCTGAACAACCTGTCGCTGATGGCGCTGATCCTGGCCACCGGGCTGGTGGTGGACGATGCCATTGTGGTGCTGGAGAACATTTCGCGGCACATCGACAAAGGCGTACCGCCGATGAAGGCTGCGTACCTCGGGGCGCAGGAAGTCGGCTTCACCTTGCTGTCGATGAACGCCTCGCTGGTGGCGGTGTTCCTGTCGATCCTGTTCATGGGTGGGATCGTCGAAAGCCTGTTTCGCGAGTTTTCCATCACGTTGGCGGCGTCCATCGTGGTGTCGCTGGTGGTTTCCTTGACGCTGACGCCGATGCTCTGTGCCCGTTGGCTCAAGCCGCATACGCCGGGTGAGGAAAACCGTTTGCAGCGCTGGAGTCAGCGCGCCAACGAGTGGATGGTCGGCAAATACGCCACAAGCCTGGATTGGGTGCTGCGTCATCGCCGGCTGACCTTGCTTAGTCTTATCGTTACGGTTGGCGTTAACATTGCGCTGTATGTCGTTGTTCCTAAAACATTTATGCCTCAGCAAGATACCGGCCAGCTGATCGGTTTCGTGCGCGGCGACGACGGACTGTCATTCAGTGTGATGCAGCCGAAAATGGAAACCTTCCGCCGCGCCGTGCTCAAGGATGACGCAGTGCAAAGCGTCGCCGGTTTTATCGGCGGCACCAACGGCACCAACAACGCCTTCATGCTGGTGCGGCTGAAACCGATCAAGGAACGCAACCTGTCCGCGCAAAAGGTCATCGAACGTTTGCGCAAGGAAATGCCCAAGGTCGCCGGCGCGCAACTGATGCTGATGGCCGATCAGGACCTGCAGTTTGGTGGTGGCCGGGAACAGACCACGTCGCAGTATTCCTACATCCTGCAAAGCGCCGACCTCGGCGAGTTGCGCCAGTGGTATCCGAAAGTCGTTACTGCGCTCAAGGCCTTGCCGGAGCTGACGGCGATTGACGCCCGTGAAGGGCGCGGCGCCCAACAGGTGACCCTGATCGTCGATCGTGATCAGGCCAAACGCCTGGGCGTCGACATGGACATGGTCACCGCGGTGCTGAACAACGCCTACAGCCAGCGGCAGATTTCGACGATTTACGACAGCCTTAATCAATATCAGGTGGTCATGGAGGTCAATCCGAAATATGCCCAGGACCCGATCACGCTTAATCAGGTCCAGGTGATCACGGCTGACGGTGCACGGATTCCGCTCTCGACCATCGCTCATTACGAAAACAGCCTGGAAGACGACCGCGTCAGCCACGAAGGCCAGTTCGCCTCCGAGAGCATTTCCTTCGACATGGCCGAAGGCGTGGCGGTGGAGCAGGGCACAGCGGCCATCGAGCGGGCGATCGCCAGACTTGGCATGCCGGAAGACGTGATCGTGAAAATGGCCGGCACTGCCGACGCCTTTGCCGCGACCCAGAAGAGCCAGCCGTGGATGATTCTCGGGGCGCTGGTGGCGGTGTATCTGGTGCTCGGTGTGCTGTATGAAAGCTACATCCATCCGCTGACCATTCTCTCGACCTTGCCATCTGCCGGGGTCGGCGCGTTGCTGTCGATTTACGCGCTGGGCGGTGAGTTCAGCCTTATCTCGTTGCTCGGGTTGTTCCTGCTGATCGGCGTGGTGAAGAAAAACGCCATTCTGATGATCGACTTGGCCTTGCAGCTGGAACGGCATCAGGGCATGGCCCCGCTGGAATCGATTCGCAGTGCTTGCCTGCAACGTCTGCGGCCGATCCTGATGACCACCCTGGCGGCGATCCTCGGCGCGTTGCCGTTGCTGCTGGGCCGCGCCGAAGGTGCGGAAATGCGCCAGCCACTGGGCCTGACAATCATTGGCGGGCTGGTTTTCAGCCAGGTGCTGACCCTTTACACCACCCCGGTGGTTTACCTCTATCTCGACAAACTGCGCCATCGCTTCAACCATTGGCGTGGGGTGCGTACCGATGCTGCTCTGGAAACTCCGCTATGA
- a CDS encoding MdtB/MuxB family multidrug efflux RND transporter permease subunit, producing the protein MNISRLFILRPVATTLSMLAIILAGVIAYRLLPVSALPQVDYPTIRVMTLYPGASPDVMTSAVTAPLERQFGQMPGLTQMASTSSGGASVLTLRFSLDINMDVAEQQVQAAINAATNLLPKDLPAPPVYNKVNPADTPVLTLAITSKTMLLPKLNDLVDTRMAQKIAQISGVGMVSIAGGQRQAVRIKVNPEALAANGLNLSDVRTLIGASNVNQPKGNFDGPTRVSMLDANDQLTSPKDYANLILAYSNGAPLRLKDVAEIVDGAENERLAAWANENQAVLLNIQRQPGANVIEVVDRIKALLPSITDNLPAGLEVTVLTDRTQTIRASVTDVQHELLIAIALVVMVTFLFLRRASATIIPSVAVPLSLIGTFGVMYLAGFSVNNLTLMALTIATGFVVDDAIVMLENISRFIEEGDSPLNAALKGAKQIGFTLISLTLSLIAVLIPLLFMADVVGRLFREFAITLAVAILISLVVSLTLTPMMCARLLKREPKEEDQGRFYRASGATIDWMIAAYGRKLKWVLKHQPLTLLVAVGTLVLTVFLYMVVPKGFFPVQDTGVIQGISEAPQSISFAAMSDRQQELAKVILADPAVESLSSYIGVDGDNATLNSGRLLINLKSHSNRDLSATEVIARLQPELDKLTGIRLFMQPVQDLTIEDRVSRTQYQFSMSSPDSELLSLWSGRLVDALAQRPELTDVASDLQDKGLQVYLVIDRDAASRVGVSVSNITDALYDAFGQRQISTIYTQASQYRVVLQSQSGEKIGPEALNQIHVKTTDGGQVRLSSLAHMEERQAQLAITHIGQFPAVMMSFNLAPGVALGHAVELIDQVQKDIGMPIGVQTQFQGAAEAFQASLSSTLLLILAAVVTMYIVLGVLYESYIHPITILSTLPSAAVGALLALLLSGNDLGMIAIIGIILLIGIVKKNAIMMIDFALDAERNQGMDPETAIYQAALLRFRPILMTTLAALFGAVPLMLATGSGAELRQPLGLVMVGGLLLSQVLTLFTTPVIYLYFDRLGRRWGRKSETVEAAEQP; encoded by the coding sequence ATGAACATCTCGCGGCTGTTCATCCTTCGCCCGGTCGCCACGACCCTGAGCATGCTGGCCATTATCCTGGCCGGCGTGATCGCCTATCGGCTGTTGCCGGTGTCGGCATTGCCACAGGTCGATTACCCGACCATCCGTGTCATGACGCTGTATCCCGGTGCCAGCCCGGATGTCATGACCAGCGCGGTGACTGCGCCCCTTGAGCGTCAATTCGGGCAGATGCCCGGCCTGACCCAGATGGCGTCGACCAGTTCCGGCGGCGCTTCCGTGCTGACCCTGCGTTTCAGCCTCGACATCAACATGGACGTCGCCGAGCAGCAGGTGCAGGCGGCGATCAACGCTGCGACCAATTTGCTGCCCAAGGACCTGCCGGCGCCGCCGGTGTACAACAAGGTCAACCCGGCGGACACCCCGGTGCTGACCCTGGCCATCACCTCCAAGACCATGTTGCTGCCCAAGCTCAATGACTTGGTCGACACGCGCATGGCGCAGAAAATCGCCCAGATCAGCGGCGTCGGCATGGTCAGCATTGCCGGCGGCCAGCGTCAGGCCGTGCGGATCAAGGTCAATCCAGAGGCACTGGCGGCCAATGGCTTGAACCTGTCGGACGTACGCACCTTGATCGGCGCGTCCAACGTCAACCAGCCCAAGGGCAACTTCGACGGCCCGACCCGGGTGTCGATGCTCGATGCAAACGATCAACTGACCTCGCCCAAGGACTACGCCAACCTGATTCTCGCCTACTCCAACGGCGCGCCGTTGCGGCTCAAGGATGTGGCTGAGATCGTCGATGGCGCGGAAAACGAACGTCTGGCAGCGTGGGCCAATGAAAACCAGGCGGTGCTGCTGAACATCCAGCGCCAGCCTGGCGCCAACGTCATCGAAGTGGTCGACCGGATCAAAGCCCTGCTGCCGAGCATCACCGACAACCTGCCGGCGGGTCTCGAAGTCACCGTGCTGACCGACCGCACCCAGACCATCCGCGCCTCGGTCACCGACGTGCAGCACGAATTGTTGATCGCCATTGCGCTGGTCGTGATGGTGACCTTCCTGTTCCTGCGTCGGGCCAGCGCCACGATCATTCCGTCGGTTGCAGTGCCACTGTCACTGATCGGCACCTTCGGCGTGATGTACCTCGCCGGTTTCTCGGTCAACAACCTGACCTTGATGGCACTGACCATCGCCACCGGTTTCGTGGTGGACGATGCGATCGTCATGCTGGAGAACATTTCCCGATTTATCGAAGAGGGCGACAGCCCCCTGAATGCAGCGCTCAAGGGCGCCAAGCAGATCGGCTTCACCCTGATCTCCCTGACCCTGTCGCTGATTGCAGTACTGATTCCGCTGTTGTTCATGGCCGACGTGGTGGGGCGGCTGTTCCGCGAATTTGCCATCACCCTGGCGGTGGCGATCCTGATCTCCCTTGTCGTCTCCCTGACCCTGACGCCGATGATGTGCGCACGGCTGCTCAAACGTGAGCCGAAGGAAGAAGATCAGGGCCGTTTCTACCGGGCCAGCGGCGCCACAATTGATTGGATGATCGCGGCTTACGGGCGCAAGTTAAAGTGGGTTCTCAAGCATCAACCGCTGACCCTGCTGGTGGCCGTTGGCACGCTGGTGTTGACCGTGTTCCTTTACATGGTGGTGCCCAAGGGCTTTTTCCCGGTGCAGGACACCGGGGTGATCCAGGGCATTTCCGAAGCGCCGCAGTCGATTTCCTTTGCGGCCATGAGCGACCGTCAACAGGAACTGGCTAAAGTGATCCTGGCGGATCCGGCGGTGGAGAGCCTGTCGTCCTATATCGGCGTTGACGGTGACAACGCGACGCTGAACAGCGGTCGTCTGCTGATCAATCTCAAATCCCACAGCAATCGCGACTTGAGCGCCACCGAGGTGATCGCACGTCTGCAACCGGAACTGGACAAACTCACTGGCATCCGCCTGTTCATGCAACCGGTGCAGGACCTGACCATTGAAGATCGCGTGAGCCGGACTCAATACCAGTTCAGCATGTCGTCGCCGGATTCCGAGCTGCTGAGTCTGTGGAGCGGTCGTCTGGTGGACGCCCTGGCCCAACGGCCGGAGCTGACCGACGTTGCCAGCGATTTGCAGGACAAGGGCTTGCAGGTGTATCTGGTGATCGACCGCGATGCGGCGTCGCGGGTCGGTGTGTCGGTGTCGAACATCACCGATGCGCTGTATGACGCTTTCGGTCAGCGGCAGATTTCCACCATCTACACCCAGGCCAGCCAGTACCGCGTGGTGCTGCAATCGCAGTCGGGCGAGAAGATAGGCCCGGAGGCGCTGAACCAGATTCACGTAAAAACCACCGACGGCGGGCAAGTGCGCCTGTCCAGTCTGGCGCACATGGAAGAGCGTCAGGCCCAACTGGCGATCACTCATATCGGTCAGTTCCCGGCGGTGATGATGTCGTTCAACCTCGCGCCCGGCGTGGCGCTGGGGCATGCGGTGGAGCTCATCGACCAGGTGCAGAAAGACATCGGCATGCCGATTGGCGTGCAGACCCAGTTCCAGGGCGCGGCCGAGGCATTCCAGGCGTCGCTGTCGAGCACCTTGCTGCTGATTCTGGCGGCGGTGGTGACCATGTACATCGTGCTCGGCGTGCTGTACGAGAGCTACATCCACCCGATCACCATTCTTTCGACCTTGCCCTCGGCGGCGGTCGGTGCCTTGCTGGCGTTGCTGTTGAGCGGCAATGATCTAGGGATGATCGCGATCATAGGCATCATTTTGTTGATCGGTATCGTGAAAAAGAACGCGATCATGATGATCGACTTCGCCCTCGACGCTGAACGCAATCAGGGCATGGACCCGGAAACGGCGATCTATCAGGCGGCGCTGCTGCGTTTCCGGCCAATTCTGATGACCACACTGGCCGCGTTGTTCGGCGCGGTGCCACTGATGCTGGCGACCGGTTCCGGCGCGGAACTGCGTCAACCGTTGGGTCTGGTGATGGTGGGCGGCTTGTTGCTGAGCCAGGTGCTGACGCTGTTTACCACTCCGGTGATCTACCTGTACTTCGACCGCCTCGGTCGGCGCTGGGGCCGCAAGTCTGAAACCGTGGAAGCGGCAGAACAGCCATGA